TGGAATGTGCCAAGTTATCACAGCTGGCTTGGGCTTTCAGTGAAGGCAGAAAATTGCATCTGTCCCCGACAGCACTggcccctggggcagctgccctacagGTCCGAGCATGATTCATTTCCACTGACTGAAAGGCTAAAAGTAGTTGTGAGTGAGTTTGGCCCCCTAGACCTTCGGCCATTCGCGTAGGATTCTCATGTCCTTAATTCTGGTGAGTGGGCATGTTAAGAGTCGGAGCAGTCATGGGCTAAAGCCTTCACCCCCTTTATAAAAGTCACCTGCATGTTTCCAGCCCATATGGAAAAAGCTACTCACAGTCCCATGGGCAGATGTCTCATTTGGTTGGGCTAGGACCTCTGGCGTCCTCTTCCTGTATTCCCAGTGCTTTGCTTTTGGCCAGGGTAACACAAGCAGGAGTGTGGTCCCCTGCCTCCAACTGACGCGCCTCTGAGGTTTTGCTGGTTTCTGCTCTACCCTTTTCGGCACCAGTTGGAGCGCCTTCTGCTTCCCAAGGGCAGATGTCTGCCGGGACGTTTCCTCCTTGGCTAAGAGAACTGCCCATGGTGGGAGCTATGCCCACTTGCCAGGGGAGCACCTCTGCCACCGTGCTCCTGCCTTCGCTGAGGTCCTTCAGCGGCTTGTCCTCAGGCCCGAGGTGCAGCAGTGGCTTGTGTTCAGCCAGGCCCACatgcttgctttttgttttttcccgCTGGGCTGTTGGCGTTTCCAGGTCCCCTGTGTTAGCCGCCATGGCACGCTCTTCCATCTCCCTGGGCAAGGCTCCTTCAATGTCCCATGGACATATCTCTGCCCTTGCGCATTCTTTCTCAACGGCTTTCAGCTCTAATCCTTCCCAAGGACAAATATCAGACTTTTGGCTTTCAGTGCCATCAGATTTCCTGGAAGAAACTTTGCCTGTGTCAGTTGATACAGAAAAGTCCTCCCAGGGGCAGATGGCctctcactggctgctccccttcTCCATCTTTTTAGATGACATGTCTCCAGCACCTCTTGGACCTGTTTCATCCCCCTCACTTGTGCTCTGTCTTAATTTCCCTTTATTTGATGGTGCCTCAGGCACTTCCCAAGGGCATATTTCAGCCTTAGCAATGGCTTCAGCCTCTTCACTTTCCCAAGGGCAAATTTCTGCCTTTTTGCTCTCCATGCTGTTGGATTTTTTTGAAGGGCCTTTGGACAGTTGGCTGCTTTTTCCTTCAGGTTTTACGGAGGATTCCTCCAGACTCATGCTCTCCCAGGGGCAGATGGCCTCTCGCTGGCTGCTCCCCTTCTCCAGCTTTTTAGTTGACATGTCTCCAGCACTTGGACCTGTTTCATCCCCCTCACTTGTGCTCTGTCTTAATTTCCCTTTATTTGATGGTGCCTCAGACACTTCCCAAGGGCATATTTCAGCCTTAGCAATGGCTTCAGCCTCTTCACTTTCCCAAGGGCAAATTTCTGCCTTTTTGCTCTCTATGCTGTTGGATTTTTTTGAAGGGCCTTTGGACAGTTGGCTGCTTTTTCCTTCAGGTTTTACGGAGGATTCCTCCAGACTCATGCTCTCCCAGGGGCAGATGGCCTCTCGCTGGCTGCTCCCCTTCTCCAGCTTTTTAGTTGACATGTCTCCAGCACTTGGACCTGTTTCATCCCCCTCACTTGTGCTCTGTCTTAATTTCCCTTTATTTGATGGTGCCTCAGACACTTCCCAAGGGCATATTTCAGCCTTAGCAATGGCTTCAGCCTCTTCACTTTCCCAAGGGCAAATTTCTGCCTTTTTGCTCTCTATGCTGTTGGATTTTTTTGAAGGGCCTTTGGACAGTTGGCTGCTTTTTCCTTCAGGTTTTACGGAGGATTCCTCCAGACTCATGCTCTCCCAGGGGCAGATGGCCTCTCGCTGGCTGCTCCCCTTCTCCAGCTTTTTAGTTGACATGTCTCCAGCACTTGGACCTGTTTCATCCCCCTCACTTGTGCTCTGTCTTAATTTCCCTTTATTTGATGGTGCCTCAGACACTTCCCAAGGGCATATTTCAGCCTTAGCAATGGCTTCAGCCTCTTCACTTTCCCAAGGGCAAATTTCTGCCTTTTTGCTCTCTATGCTGTTGGATTTTTTTGAAGGGCCTTTGGACAGTTGGCTGCTTTTTCTTTCAGGTTTTACAGAGGATTCCTCTAGACTCATGCTCTCCCAGGGGCAGATGGCCTCTCGTTGGCTGCTCCCCTTCTCCAGCTTTTTAGACAGACTtgttgctgctttccaggtgatGCTCTGGTCACCATTGGAGAGACCAACTTTATCCAGTGTTTCTTTCGCTGATGGCATTTCAACCACCTCCCAGGGGCAGACTTCAGTTTTAACACTAGCTTCAACCTCCACATTCTCCCAGGGACAAACCTCTGCCTTTTTCTTGTCAGCACTGTCAGATGTCTTAGCGGCAACTTTAGACTCATCGAAGCTTTTGGTAGCTGGTTTTATTGATGGTTCCTTCCCATCTGTGCTCTCCCAGGGGCAGGTGGAGTCCTTCTGGCTGCTGTCTTTCTCCAGGGTTTTAGGTGGACCTCTTGCTTTTGACCTGAGGATCTTACAACTGGTTTCGACTGCCTCCGTTTCCCAGGGGCAAACCTCTGCCTTTTTGCTCTCCATGCTGCCGGTGTTCTTTGGCAGGCCTGTGGACAATTCACAGCTTTTACAGTCCATTTTTACAGGGGATTCCTCAGTACCTGTGCTCTCCCAGGGGCAGACAGACTCTTGCTGGCTGTTGACTGTATCCACAGTTTCAGATGGACCCGTTGCTGCTTTCTGTGTGGGGCTCTTGGCCCCGTGGGAGAGAcccagtttctctctctgtcttacTGTTCTTGTCTCTGATGGaatctcagctgcctcccaggggCAGACTTCAGCCTCCTCTGTTTCCCAGGGACAAATCTCTGCTTTCTTGCTCTCAACACTGTCAGATTTCCTTGAAGTCCCTTTAGGCATCTGGGTGTGTTTTGTGTCCGCTGTTGCTGACGGTTCTTGTGTGTCTGTGCTCTCCCAAGGGCAGAGAGCCTCTCGCTGGCTGCTGTCCTTCTCCAGTGTTTTACCTGCACtggtggctgcttgcagcatgatGCTCTGGTCTCCTTCGGGAGCTCTGTCTTCAGGCTGTCTCACTGGTGGAGCTTTGGTCACATCCCCAGGGCGTAATTCGTTTTTTACACTGGTTATGACTGCGGCAGGTTCCCCAGGGCACAGTGATGGATTCTCACTCTCCATCTCGGTGCAATGGGAAGTTTTATCCTCCTCCACACTGAGTTGTTGCAAGGCTCCCGCAGAATCTACTGTCTCCCAGGGACATATGGTCTCCCACTGACCCCTCGTCCTCTCCAGCTTCCTCCGTACGGTATCCCCAGTGTCTTTCAAACGCCTCCTTCCTGCTCTGCCGCTTGCGTCAGCCGGCATCGGCCTACCTTGGGGACTGTCTGCTTCTTCCACGCTCCTCTCCCAAGGGCATATTTCAAACGCTTTGCTGGTGTGATTGTTTTGCTGGGGAGGGATGGTTGTTTCTTCTTCCCAGGGGCAGATGGTGGCTTGTTTGCTCAGGATCTTCTGCTTGCTTTCCTCGGGACCCTTGGTGGGGGTCTCTTGCTTTGCTGTCTCACTGATGGACAGTGCTGGGGTTTCAGTCAGGTTGGGCTTATCGCATCTGCTGCCTGTGTATTTATCCTTCTTCCTTTGGCTCTCCTCATCCTCTCTCTtacctttgctgctgcttttctccctTAGCTGCTGAAAGGCTTTGACGGCCAATCCTAAAGTCCTGATGGAGCTTTTCTGAGGGAGCGCTTTTAGATCTGGGGTTTTTGCCAGAGGGCTGTTTGGTTTCTCAGCATCTCCTGCTTTGCTCGGcttctcctgctgcctctgcttgAAACCCTCCTCCTCCGCTGCCGGTTCCCATGGGCATATTTCCGCAGCAAAGGAAGGTACAGACAGCAGCTTGCTGTTCCGCGCCTCAGCTGCACCTTCTCCCGTCTCTTCCTTCTCAGTTTTTCCCAGAAGCTCTTCAGCTTCCCACGGGCAGATGTTTATCAGGGCCACGATGTCTTTGGCGCCCTGCCCGGGCGTGTCTGTGGCCGTAGGCCATGTTTGCTCCTGTGTTTCCCAGGGGGCCACCTTGCTCCTTTCGAGGTTGTGAGCCAAGCTCTGGTACCGGAGAGGTGGCTGCGGGGGTGTTCTCTTACCCCCAGGAGGCGCCCTGCCTGCTAGGTGGGAGCTGTCGACACTGATGCTCTTTATTGGGGCGTACGTGACCTGTTTCAGCATCTTGCTCTCCGGTGGGATGGCTTCCCCTTCCCAGGGGCAAACAGTGGCCCTGTCAAAGCTGTCTTGCAGGAGGGAGCTCTTGGTACCTTGGGACATGTCGTTGCTCTGCAGCTGCttggctgcctccccaccctcctcgAGCCCAGAGGGTTGTGTGTCCGGAGAGGAAGCTCCCTGCTTCGCGGTCTTCtccctttctccagtttgttcgcAGACGTCTTCCACGTACGCCTGGATGGTCAGCAGCAGGGCCTTCTCTCTGGCACTCATGAGGACGCTGAGGGATTTCTGCaagggggagggcttggggtgAAGGGGTTTCTTGTCAGCCAGCAGGTTGTGGGCACTGACCGACTTGTAGACGAGAGGGGCCGAGTCCAGGGAGTCGCTGTTGGACCTCTCAGAGGCTTTCTTGGCTAGCTTCTTCCTCATCAAGGAGTCAAGTAAGGGCGGTTCCTTGCAGACACTGTCGTGCCTGGGGGGCGCAGCGCTCTCCTTGGGATTCTGCACGTGGTCGTAGGTGCTGTGGGACTTCCTCAGAGAGAAAGCTCTGTgcttggaggactcctctttcaccCTCACgctggagctgccagagtccAGAAGCCGCCTTTTGTAGGAGCCAgagtggctcctgctgcccccgccgccGGCCCTCTCCTTGTTCTCTTTGCTGCCCGGCCGAGACACGGACTCCGGAAGCTCAGTGATGCGCCTCATGATGGAGCGGCCCAAGCCCCGCTTGGAGCTCCTCTTTTTCTGGAGGTGAGGGTTGTTGGCGGCCATCTTCTTGGTTTTGTGGACCTCCAGCTGCGTGTAAAGCTTTTTTAATTCATCCTGCAcggtgggtggaggtggggaaggcagaggagggaggattaaaaaataaaaagcacagaTAAATGTATAAGAAACGCTTAACCAATCGCAGCGTAATAAAACCATCTGGGTGGGCTGGCTCCAGAGTGAGAACCATGGACCTCTGCTCTGTGAGACGCAGGCCTTGCCTGGGAGCTTGGGAACGGTCGAGCAAGTCCAGGTAGGAGAATGGGTGCATGACACgcttggggcagaggtgagtggtGCAGGAATTGCAAGGgagggccctggccctgcccccttccctcgcTCCACTCATGCTCCAGCCATTtcctgcccatgcccctcccGCCTCTTGCTGTGGGGGCACTGTACCACTTctgatgagtgcaggggcagctcccctgccctgcctccgaGCTGTTCTGGGGCCATGttgctccaggggaggggcaggactgccccgCTACTCATCAGAAGTGGCATGACCCAGATGCTGGGGATGCAGCTGACCCCTCTGCACCgcctctgccatggggcagttCCGAATCCATCTCTGTACTTCTTCAGCCACCAGAGGAGGGTTTTGGTCCATCCACCCCAAATTTTCCACcgaaaaaaaatccattgcctGCCCGGCTCTCGCTGCACCACAGCAGATGCAGAATGAGGCTGCCCCAGCCTTCTCTTGAGGCCCACACGCCACCGGACTGCTCACGCGCAGGGGCTGATACGAGAGAGCACAACCCCCGAGAACAACAGAGCCTCCCACAGTGCTAGGAGAGAACGCTGAGGGGCAGAGCGGAACTGTGTTTGCTtcacttccccctgccttcccccagggaGTTTCTAAGTCCCGATCTCCAGGTGCTTGTACTGATCTCGCCATAGCAGAGGCAATCTGGATTAAAATGGATCCTCCAGTTCTGAGGGGGGCGTTATTCAGGGATGGGGTCCCCAAAGGGGGCATAAAGGTGCCTTCATCTCACAGAAAGACTCCTTGGccatgttctctgtaagctgagcgcttgggcggccacccaggagagattcaaatgctgcccagctcattagcgcAGCGCCCACAACCGGCAGTgtgtttctaggggtggtgcacctctgcacatgctttaatgtgcacaacaaaatttattccaccttggATGGAAACTttgagagggaaccctgcccctccttgcccatagaatcatagaacatgagaactggaaggaaacctcagaggtcgagtccagtcctctgcgcacaaggcaggacccagcaccctctctctcatccctgacaggtgtttatcttgctcttaaaaatctccactaatggagattctacaactttcccaggcaatttattccagtgcttaaccacccagacaggtaggaagtttttcctaatgtccaaccgaaacctcACTGgatgcagttgaagcccattgcttcttgtcctgtcctaaGAGGCCAAGAGAAccactttcctcctcctcctagtAACAACCTTTtgggtacctgaaaactgctgttacatcccctcccagccttctgttttccaaactaaaccaaaCCCCGTTCTTCCCGCAGAGGTCGTGTTCTAGACCCTTCCAACTTTTGTGGTGGTCtgctctggaccgtctccaatttctgcacctctttcttgaaacgtggtgcccagaactgggcgcaCGACTGCTTCTGAGgcctgagcagagcagaggaatgacgtctcgtgtcttgctcacaacactcctgttaatgcaccccagactTGTGTTTGATTTTTGTGCCACAGGGTCActatgttgactcatatttagcttgtggtccactatgacccctagatccctttctgcagtgctccttccgcaacactcacttcccattttgtatgcgtcaaactgattgttccttcctaggtgCAGTACTCTGCctctgtccttattaaacttcctcctatttacctcagaccatcaGCCTCTGAAATTTACCTTTTGTGCAGGGGGTGCAGAATGTCCTATAGGAGAGGGGATGCAAGGAAGGGGGTAGGATTAAGCTGGGATATGGGCATCCACTCTACCAGCACC
The sequence above is a segment of the Carettochelys insculpta isolate YL-2023 chromosome 28, ASM3395843v1, whole genome shotgun sequence genome. Coding sequences within it:
- the GPR179 gene encoding putative G-protein coupled receptor 179; the encoded protein is MGGGWWWWWWPLLWGLQVERVWGTGMLPPQKSAPPEGKDWAPSSSPASPWVPTPGLDKVDLEGSEAALTFLYSGDLARLSQANCSRRFEAWEVSGASSPPPGLRAALRGATETLTHATNFLNMIFQTNDIRESSVKEDVEWYHALVRSVAEGDPQVYRAVLTFDAHPASSKPQLILQATKEKNEILLQDLSASSEGPRNLSEESRWLTDLQAQRGLFLHKRVLSNDLKSLETPKWHRGDSYVMDASHVQWSPPFLECQESKFLPSWMVTLSSAFYGLKPDLSPEFKGVVRADIRLQNVALNQCASGPGWFTGTHQCDLNSTQCVPLESRGFILGRYLCLCKPGFYGAHKASGAGESGTEESSSQYAGQYGAMASGTLLECQPCQEGCTTCVDNTPCLIQEDWSLRAAVLSFQACCMLAVCLSMLVSYHFRKSKRIRASGVILLETILFGSLLLYFPVFILYFKPSIFRCIVLRWVRLLGFAIVYGTITLKLYRVLKVFLSRSAQRMPYMTSGRVLRMLALILLLVLWFLAAWTAGTLENIEKNIPLVIRSQTAKGLQFDICDHDRWDYMMVVAEMLFLFWGSFLCYATRTVPSAFHEPRYMGIALHNEMIISAAFHVLRFVMVPSLHPDWTLLLFFVHTHSTITTTLALLFIPKFLHAGASLREEIAAEVYEDELDMRRSGSCLNNSLASAWSEHSLDPDDIRDELKKLYTQLEVHKTKKMAANNPHLQKKRSSKRGLGRSIMRRITELPESVSRPGSKENKERAGGGGSRSHSGSYKRRLLDSGSSSVRVKEESSKHRAFSLRKSHSTYDHVQNPKESAAPPRHDSVCKEPPLLDSLMRKKLAKKASERSNSDSLDSAPLVYKSVSAHNLLADKKPLHPKPSPLQKSLSVLMSAREKALLLTIQAYVEDVCEQTGEREKTAKQGASSPDTQPSGLEEGGEAAKQLQSNDMSQGTKSSLLQDSFDRATVCPWEGEAIPPESKMLKQVTYAPIKSISVDSSHLAGRAPPGGKRTPPQPPLRYQSLAHNLERSKVAPWETQEQTWPTATDTPGQGAKDIVALINICPWEAEELLGKTEKEETGEGAAEARNSKLLSVPSFAAEICPWEPAAEEEGFKQRQQEKPSKAGDAEKPNSPLAKTPDLKALPQKSSIRTLGLAVKAFQQLREKSSSKGKREDEESQRKKDKYTGSRCDKPNLTETPALSISETAKQETPTKGPEESKQKILSKQATICPWEEETTIPPQQNNHTSKAFEICPWERSVEEADSPQGRPMPADASGRAGRRRLKDTGDTVRRKLERTRGQWETICPWETVDSAGALQQLSVEEDKTSHCTEMESENPSLCPGEPAAVITSVKNELRPGDVTKAPPVRQPEDRAPEGDQSIMLQAATSAGKTLEKDSSQREALCPWESTDTQEPSATADTKHTQMPKGTSRKSDSVESKKAEICPWETEEAEVCPWEAAEIPSETRTVRQREKLGLSHGAKSPTQKAATGPSETVDTVNSQQESVCPWESTGTEESPVKMDCKSCELSTGLPKNTGSMESKKAEVCPWETEAVETSCKILRSKARGPPKTLEKDSSQKDSTCPWESTDGKEPSIKPATKSFDESKVAAKTSDSADKKKAEVCPWENVEVEASVKTEVCPWEVVEMPSAKETLDKVGLSNGDQSITWKAATSLSKKLEKGSSQREAICPWESMSLEESSVKPERKSSQLSKGPSKKSNSIESKKAEICPWESEEAEAIAKAEICPWEVSEAPSNKGKLRQSTSEGDETGPSAGDMSTKKLEKGSSQREAICPWESMSLEESSVKPEGKSSQLSKGPSKKSNSIESKKAEICPWESEEAEAIAKAEICPWEVSEAPSNKGKLRQSTSEGDETGPSAGDMSTKKLEKGSSQREAICPWESMSLEESSVKPEGKSSQLSKGPSKKSNSIESKKAEICPWESEEAEAIAKAEICPWEVSEAPSNKGKLRQSTSEGDETGPSAGDMSTKKLEKGSSQREAICPWESMSLEESSVKPEGKSSQLSKGPSKKSNSMESKKAEICPWESEEAEAIAKAEICPWEVPEAPSNKGKLRQSTSEGDETGPRGAGDMSSKKMEKGSSQ